TGTAATCTTGTAATCTTGGCATTTAATTAGAATGAAAATTTTGACAGCTgttaaaaatgaatgttttacgATACATGTAAGCTTAAAAACTAAACAATGTTATAAACTCCATGAGACAGTTATACCTGGCTTTATTAAGAACAAATAATAAacaggtttatttttataaacagtaTAAGGTACTAAACCCGTAATCATAATGGcgctcggcaatttccgtactTTCGCAAATTATCAGttggcaattcggcattcttccaTTATAACTGTAGCTGAGCGCGTACAGACTGAACACCACTTAATCCGGctgtttttttttagttcatATAAAATACACTTCTTTTATAACTGTTTTCGACCTTTTctagaatatcagattttcagagacataTATTCTCATAAAGAATATATCGCTActatagaaaaacaaaatgaaaaaggggtgttaactttttataagaaaactacagttcgttaaatacagtCCACTGGATTTACTGGATTTACTGGATTTACTCCATTATcataacttttggcccaacccattgatgtatgtgattgttgtttgtgtttctgtatatatgtacaataaaatatgattaaactaaaactactccttttcgcttctttgagacataaaattcttacgccgccatttctACCAAGAATGCAATAGGGACATGCTAGTTTCAGTAGAAagctacacatacatgtatactgaaatgTGGTAGAGTAAAAGAATACATGTTGCTTTTGATAATAGGCACTAGGAAGGGAAAAAAAGATTAGCActttttatatttggactacttgagaccagacctgcggaggcttacatttcgTTTGGTAGTAATCCGCCTACAAGAAACGGAGACTGCCGAAATTGTACATGTAGAATATTTAATTTGCAGATTGTCATCACGGCTCCactaccttaacccttaccctgctgaatttctaaaatggattggtccatcattcgaTTTGGATAGAACCTTTtgtcaaaggggtgttcactgaaaatttactgactgaatagcgaacagtgcagaccaagatcagcctgcacatccatgcaggctgatcttggtctgctctggtcgcaaaggcagaatcacttgccgtcagcaggctaaaagttaaaacaCTAACCATATTACAAATACAAAGCACAGTATGAATATGTCCAATGCCATAAACACTGATAGTGTTTTTAAACAAGTGGCTGTTACTAGGTTATGGCACAATTTTGACTGACTatcttagtttatatatttagccaagttaaATACATCTGATGGTGATTTTTAATCAAAGCTGAGTATAATTATAGAAGCTACATCTTTGAAATTAGATATAACAGATCATCGTGACTCACTGACGAAACAAAGTATTTCGGGGCCTCCGTGAGAttgaaatttttaatgtttgcacaTTCTGCCAAACTATTACACTATTGATACACTTTCGGCACTAGTAGCGGAACGTCTGTGCGTTCTCACGTAGAATTCGTATATTAAAGCAGAAATaaatgcatacaaaaaaaaaacaacagaaaaaaaaaacaacagttgcGTGTCGTCCGGTTGAATCTTTGTGTCGTTATTGCACGTGCCATGATAACAAAAAGGCATATAGGCCTCTTTGTTTCAGTTTCCTAATTAAAATTCCTCAGCAAACTAAATATACACAATGCCTTTGTTATATGACTCCTTAAACAGCAGGAAGTCGCCGGTCCATACTTGGTGCTGTTGATCTGTCTGTTGTCCTTTTGACCTCGagtaatagttttgactattgactggcaagccattctgTAAGAGTGTATTATTATACAGAACACATACATTATAtggcaaaatttataaaaaaaactttacatgtatgtacaaagcTAAAGATGTGAATATAATGGCTTCGACCTCTTTCTTAGTTTGCTTATTTGTGTTCAATGCTAACATTGTTATGATTATGTACCCAGGCAAGCTGTAGCGTCCTGTATAATGTCTATAAGTCTTTGATCTGAAAACTTCACGGGTATTATATTCCTTCACCTCATGCATTATAAGGAAAATATTTAGTCACGTGCATATTGTGTAATGCCGTTGCGAAGAACAGAACCAGCAGTTTAATATATTAACCTCGTTTTCATTTGATACGCACATTTTTCAGACTATTCCAaacgttttcaacatttttgttagCTCTATTTATAACCTTCCATGACAGCACACTGTCAAATTTTGGGACTAATGTTTGATTTCGTCCAAAACCTGAGTTTCTATGCATCAGTGCTTTTTCGGACGGAACCATGTAACTGTCTACACCTGGCACATGATGCATTGATGAAAATTCAACCTCTGCTGTACGAATTATCAGCTTGGGTTTGTCATTTACTGCTTGTAAGTTTagtttttgtttctctttttgtttttctctAATGATTTTACTTTTTGGTTTCAGTTTTGGTTTGTCGAGCCTCTTTTGCAAAATAGACTTGGTCACATGGTACACTGCGGCGTTTATGCCTAAGCTGTTGACCATATTATGTATCGTGGATTCATTGTTAAAAGGAGATATAATGTATTCATTGAGGCCCATATTTGTGATGAATTCTGACGTTTTCTTGTTTCTATACAAGCAGTCATTAAGAGCCACGGTTTGGGCGTAATTTTCTATTTCAACAGGCTGAATTTCTCGTGGGAAATTTTCATCAACCATTGGCGGCCGCCATTGTACTACTTCCGTTAAGCCTCGTTCTGAGTAATGTTCTAGCACGCGGTCAATATTAGACCCGGATGAGTATTTATAAACAACAAATTTATCAACTCCAAACTGCCTATTGATCTCTAACCATTTTATAAAGTCGGTAGTTTTATCATAGTGCAATAGTAAGGGTGGTAGGCAGACTGTTAAATGCTGTTCATACGATGTTTCTTTTGTAGCATTCTGAACTTGTAAAATGTTGGTTGGACTGTCGCAGTGTCTCGTTACGAGTGATACATAAACAGGCGGAGTCGGCCAGTCGACAAAACATTCAAATATCGTTGATgcaaatctgaaaaagaaaatgattttttaacaCCTGACTCTTGCTTGCTTACTATTTTTTACCTCTTTTTTATCTATCAAATAAACAAGGCCTAAACattgtttatttaacaaataatcaaggccttcgagtgctttatcgtctgatttaccacggttcagagttcagatgcgtaggaattgaaccacgagggcgttagcccgagtggttaaatactgaagcatttgaacgatgaaccgtggtaaattagacgataaatcacaagaaggccttgattgttttcattctgacatgctcattgatatattttaataaatgttatgttgggcttcatttacgcgaggagtaatgtatcggacgtcatgcggcaatttgacgtcatagttgacgtcataatgctctcgcgcgtcaatcgttgtttatcgcagaatatacagagcttgattttcttccttgtttaactggaaatcagttcgagccatgttagaatgttttaTTTACCACGATTCAGTATTCGGATGTGCAGGAATAGAGCTAAAAAGAAGTTAGCCCTAGTAGTGAAATATCCAAGCACCCTAACTACAAACAATGGAAAATCAAACTATAAACCACTAAAAGAccttatttgtttttcattcaaaCACTCTTTAAATCAAGATTGTTTATGCTGAACGTCACCTATTTGGACGTCATGTGGCTATTTGACGTCATAATATTCTCTCAACAGTCCGCGCgccaaccgttgtttatcacagaatattcAATGTTTGATTTCCTTGTGTTTTTCTTAGTAGGCAAATAACTTCAATTCATCACATTTTAGTTTATATTGATGTTGTGCCACTAAACCAGGGTTTGTGGTATATCTATCAGAAATatcttgttttaaaatttcttttattggaaCACAGCTGCGAAGTAATCCTTTGTTTAAATTGTTAGCCATAAGTCATTCTACAGATAccgctctatacacacgattaatttaaccctttcgctgccaacGGAAAATTCAAAATGCCAAAGTGACGTCCATGACGTCGAAAACCTTTTAGAGAATCTTGACGCAGCGGTTATGTTCATGCTAATTGATGctttaattaaatttgttttacattgcgATATAATTAGGggtttttgtcaaaaatgaaattttcttaaacTGATTATATACAGGTTATTTGTTTGTGTGAGATTAAGTATCTTTTCCACGAGTAAACAccgaatacaatattttcatgagggGTTTACCCACAggtgaaaataaaagatatggcgtccatgagtgaaagatatttagatattactgttaaaaaaagaaattttttttttttatttctttttgactAACTTTacccttttttaaaagtttcttacaagtaaaaaatatcttcagttttaatattttcactgtgaaaataccagctATATTTCACTCTAACATTTCGATAAATCACTGAAAAGCATTTAATAAGAAGGTAATTCTATATGTTTAGAGCAAAAATGAATACTTTGGAAATACACTGTACTTGTATCTCGGTGTGGTTTTCGTTCTGGGTTAATCACATATATAACGTAAGCTTCACAGCATATTTGATCACTCTTAATTAGGGATAAGAAACAGACAATTTTTCCTTTTGTGAAACATCCGAGGACATAAAACTATGAAAACACTTTATTATGATGTTAATATGACAATTTACAGAAGACAGAACATGCGCGAATGCCGAGAGCTTTTGGGAAAACCCGTGAAACAAGATATTTTACGCTgtgaaaaaaagtatatatttcgtCTGTATGTTTTGgcggataaaaacaaaaacaaagacttctcttttgcatttacATCGTAAGCTGATCGGATTTTACGTTCGATATatgacaaacaaattttaaattgtaaTCGCTGTGGCAGCATTATGATTTACATAGCAAATTGCCACACTTTATCTTTCCTAATACAAATTTACTCCTGAAACTCATTCAAAATATATCCGCTGCTTGTGGATGTTTAAAATTTGGCAAGATAATTAATTCCCCCTTAAATCTCCTTATGAGTTGtgcatgatttgaaaatatttgagcgtTTTTctttaaaaccaatttttaaaccccgattcaattttgtcttaatattttgcttttatttcttttgctcAAAGGGAACAGCCTCAAGACGAACAGATAGCAAACGTTCCATTTATACATATTGGATATGTATACATACTGGATATGAAACGTCACAAATCattagtatttcaagtttgatataAAACTACGTGCAGCTAATTATTCTGTTTTACATCACATTGACTGACTACCGTTTTAGGGAGCTTTTGGGGCTTAAGGTTCATtaaagtgtttgagactgcccctcgagaaatttttttttcatgttttgagacctcataggcctttgttttgcatacatgtataccAAACCGTTCAGAAGGGAGTAACATGTCATTCAAGAGGTTGGTTTAGCTCGGTACAATaatttctcttttatgacatgtactttgcttgtccactttcggttttgtaaaaaatatcaaacttctttttcaaaaatattttgactaggtatttacttattgtatgcctaacatatttctccaggtactcccagaGTTAAAATTGtacaatacatctacatttcaaaaaatttgccaaaattgcAAACGAAAGTgaaaagtagagctgtcaaaatgacaaaatactcctaatatttcagaaaatatgtaagttaactgtaTTCCAATACTGGAaagtacctagataaatatgttacagacacaaacaaacgtttttaaaagaaaaaatacttttgaaaaaaaagtttgatattttctacaaaatagaaccgtGAGGGTCGAAGTACCGggcaattttagaaaaaatacttattctcaaagaagcttacctttgtgTAATGTATTCCCATTTCCCTCTAAaaaattcagtgtatttataataaaaaaacggTCTTCGGAgaaaaaatttccaaaatcaaattCACCGAGGGGGGGTGTCCAAACACTTTCCCATGAACCTTAATGGCGTacaataggggcctccgtggccgagtggttaaggtcgctgatttcaaatcacttgctcctcatcgagtgggttcgagcctaaatccggggcgttgaattcttcatgtgaggaagccatccagctggcttacggaaggcggtggttctacccaggtgccgctcgtgatgaataagcacggaggggtacctggggtcttcctccaccattaaagctggaaagtcgccatatgaccttcaTGTGtcgtgcgacgttaaatccaacaaaaaaaaacaacatattgaaGACAATTATAGTTATGCCTTGacagtaattattgtaatttgcaaCAACAGCTCCATTAAACAATCATTGTCAACATAATATTAGACATtcttaactaaataaaaaatatcaacaacggTATTTACTTTCAACATACATGGAACTGAAACTGAACTATTTATGCAATTTTAGAGCGTTTTTAGTTACATgtggttttaaattaataaaatatttttggggtGTTTTATGGTTTTACCGAAATTTTTTCACGAGCATTTTAGTTACATACGGTGTTTCTTTACCAGTTTCCCCGATCTTCAGCCGATCACCACAGGGAGCGTGATATGTCTCGCCGGGATCCGAGCTCCtgaatataaatatatagttTCCCCGGGCGAgcataatataaagaaaatacatttctttgtatttgtctttaaaatttagattttggcatttttttcttttaattattttattacgatTTCTTTACATAAACCCTGAAAAGAAGAGCTTAAACCTgtcatgttacaataaatgataatcgAGAAGTTTTAGCCAATTTTATAGGAACGATCCTACCGATGGGTTGCTTTGAAGTGCGGATCGATCCCCTACAGtagcatgcgatataccgaatgtgtttatatactatcgaattaaaaaaatctgtgcttccggcacgtgcacagagcgtctaaACTTCGGACTTTGGAAGAAAAACGCTTTTCCTTGTGACATAACTtgcgtcttgcacatcagtacaaataggggcagtgttgtttttattctaaaatctacctttaaattgatggggaatcgatcctgcgcgaaacgacgaaaatcgggatcgatccctctacggtaacattcgATATACGGATGACATATTTATTATCGAAAATGTGTCCTTCCAATTTCTCAATAAACAATcgagcattttctttcattttttttcaatggttgAAAGTGCGGATAGAAATATGcaactctcgggtaactgttttgcggtaatgCGGCCGCTGAAGATGCGAATGAAATATATGGCTCCGGGTAACTGTTTGGCGGTATCAAGGCTCCGAGAGTCATAAATTTCAATCCACACCAACTAATGGTAATTCTTTTTCcctgcataccgtattcttcaattaaatataacaaatgattttcctttttaagtactatttcatcatagtagcgtatgaatttacgcattcattcataaattacagtatGTGAGTCATCTAAACCCCgagggtaagttcacatcggagctctaggGAAGGGTAGGCTTTTGTGTAAATGATACTACCCCACCAGTAAAGTAACTGACCAATAAAAAATTGGGCCGTGGAAGTATGTAAGATTTTTTTCCCCTGCACCTGAGCGCTGTGATAAAAGAAAGGGAAAACCAGAAAAACCCTACCTCGCCATGGAGTTTGGGGAGTTCAGGTCTTCAGCAGGGAAGTTTACGATGGTGTTctaacttataccgttcaagtgggttatcgagtACAGGTCagtctctactctaccctagagcttcgTTTGTGAACTTCCCCGAAGTGTATGACGAGGTTTTTCCAGCCACAGCAAAACCTGTTGGtatgcaaaaagggtttttttccaaCCCCGGGACAAAAACACGGAAAATCCTGCCCAGCATGCAAGAAAAGGCAAATTGCGTGCGCAATCATGAGGacttcttaattttaaaaataaaagttcacgTACTGAGGTGTTACAATGTAACTATAATGTGAGTCtaaaaaatctactttttactttttttaacctCGGCTTTCCCTTACTACGGAAACACGTGTGCAATAAAAAATGTGAACGttacttttctatatttcaaaaaacCATAAAAGGGAAAGGaatcacaaaaaaacaaacaaaaaacaaacaaacaatacattgTACGATAAAGATGAATGTAGAAACGTGTTCCgtcgttcatttaaaaaaaaaaaaacaacaaaagtttgaaaatatcctAATTATCctaatatattcaatattttaaacaCACCATAGTTTAATTAAAGTTCTTTTGTTTTATATCGACATCGTTTCAATATTATaggtaaaactatatttttatttgttttgtctgtACTTGAGTGCGCGTTGTATGCgttgtttgatttcatttttttcaaacccCGGGCCAATGattataatatctttaaaaactaATTACAAaacacacatttatatatatttagtattatttacataCTTCATTGGATGTCTAGTGTTTTTTTATCACTTCGGTACCGTACGGGGAATGTCTCGAACGTCGCACACTTATTTATACAGTCcaaattattgaattattgatCAGTCTCCTTCGAGATATGAAGTataatcatatttttattaaaaatgaaataaaatgttgtttggttTTTAAGTCAGATCGACATAATGTATGTCATGTGCGACTCTCTAGAACCGTTGACCTTCCGTTTGCCAGCCGGATGCTTCCCtcacatataataattcaaaaacCCAAACGAACCAGCGACGGTGGGAGCCCAAGTgattgaagtcagtgacctttatcACTCTGCCAATGAGACCCCTAAACACAATTTAATGGGTTCTAACGGTAAACATTCTCTAGATTCagattaatgtaaacattactcAAGCTGAAGGCCaccttaacaaaaaaaatcttgcaaAGTTATTACTTTATTTCGGGATCACAATTGTtttttatatctgtaaaatattcatcacgattttatgaaagatataggTTACAAGTTTGTTAAACTGTTGAGACATTTCAAAGGCAGTGCACGACACTTGGAATTTTCCTTACACAGAGCGTGAAAAgcttttcagtaaaatattttatgcccCCCAGTTTGATTAAATAGAACTTTGTTCGACTTTTTTTTAGGAAATATCTtagtttttaaatggttttgcTAGGCTGAACAAGactatcaacataatatttagtaatttgttcaatgtatttcgatttactgaataaaaaatttCAATTGAATTTTTCTTCTCCCCAAAACGTGCGGTCGTATCATTTTATCACGTTTCTTCGGTCATCGTACAACACCCAAACCAACGATAGGTTTTATTATTCGGCGGGAACTTTTGATAAACGTTTCACGTCTTTTAAAGTGACGTCAACTCGAAAATCGTCATAAATGCCAGTAAgattgttatgttttcatttccataGAGACAATAGTATGTATATCTGCTTGGAAAATAATAACACTGACATCAAATAAACGGGGGTAAATGTTCAGTTTAGATCGGCccaaatcggcccttggcactcAACGTAGTAAACAACATCGGCCcaaaatcggcccttggcacagAAGTGGTTAATATAACAGTCTATCATTAGCCTGCAAAGTAATAGATACTTAAAGAATGGACAGTTAGCAGGTAATAGGCATGAAAAGTAACAACCTTGTGCGTTGAGAGGTTTGAAACACCAACCTTTGAAAATCAAAGGGCTTTATTAAATAATTTCGAAATGTAATCTGTAACATTGAAAAACTTCCTTCTTTTACCCACAGCGACCCTTTAGAAAAATGcatactttttttataattgagctgcaccatgagaaaaccaacatcgtgcatccgcacagtctggtcaggatccatgctatttgcttttaaagcctatgcaattagataaaccgttagcgaacagcattgatcctgaccaacTGCGCGTTATGCGgggtgctggtcgcaaatgcactagttggttttctcatgggacgGCTCATATGGTTCTTGAATAAGTAAGAAGAGAAACCCCATCAAAATACTTTTGTGCCAGTTCGATCaatataaagggaaaaaaatatttgcgaAAACACATTTTACTCTTTTAAATGTAtggtattttaattttgatatcaattggtttgtttttgttttctgtacaAAAACATTCGCTCGACCGCTTAGCTCAATGGGaaagcacagatctatggatcgcggggacGTATgttcgatcttcgggcggggcgtatgttttctgtgacgaaatgataagacattgtgtctgaaattattcatcGCCCACCTCTTATTCATACAGGGAAGTTGGCAATAACCTGCAGAGAGCTGGTTTGTACacgcacagaatccaggaaccctggttaggttaactgcatgCCGTTAAAGAAACtataatacttttgaaaaacggcgttaaagccaaaacaaaccaacaacaacaacaacaacaacaaaaaaaacacaaaaaaaacaacaacaaaaaacaaacaaacaaacaaacaaccccCCCctcaaaataaacaacaaaaaacaaacaaacaaaaaacccaaacaaacaaaaaaacaaaaaaaaacatgtttcactGAAAACTGGCTGTAACATGTTCACaaattattaattaaacattttgatagattttacagttttgtgatgagatatatatgaaatatgttagcCACACATAATTCAAGCATGGCATTTATATGAAGCGCATTAGATATTTATATTGAGATGTTTTCATCTGCCTGATTTCTCATAACTTTGTCTAAGTAATATTTATACTGTGACATCTGTTCGATCTATCTGTTACTTTCgttcaataaaatatgttaaacaatttattttatctatGAAAAGGGACCCTTTGATCTGTGTTTGTCTTGTTTGAATTTGAACAAGCTGAAATGCTGGAAATGCTGGAATcatt
The window above is part of the Mercenaria mercenaria strain notata unplaced genomic scaffold, MADL_Memer_1 contig_4633, whole genome shotgun sequence genome. Proteins encoded here:
- the LOC128554012 gene encoding uncharacterized protein LOC128554012 codes for the protein MARFASTIFECFVDWPTPPVYVSLVTRHCDSPTNILQVQNATKETSYEQHLTVCLPPLLLHYDKTTDFIKWLEINRQFGVDKFVVYKYSSGSNIDRVLEHYSERGLTEVVQWRPPMVDENFPREIQPVEIENYAQTVALNDCLYRNKKTSEFITNMGLNEYIISPFNNESTIHNMVNSLGINAAVYHVTKSILQKRLDKPKLKPKSKIIREKQKEKQKLNLQAVNDKPKLIIRTAEVEFSSMHHVPGVDSYMVPSEKALMHRNSGFGRNQTLVPKFDSVLSWKNGLPVNSQNYYSRSKGQQTDQQHQ